The Coriobacteriia bacterium region ATGAGGCTGATGATCTGGGCGATGCCAAAGACGATGACGGCAATGGCGACAAACCAGATAACGGCCTCGGCAAAGGCGAGAGGAAACAGCAGGCAAAGCAGACCGAAGATGATACTCAGTATGCCCGTAGCCAAGACGCCAGAACCCATACCCGTGCCACGCAAGGTGCTGAACCAAGTGTATGTCGCGTTGATGCCCACGACGAGGATGCCGAAGCCAACGAGCATGGCGAAGACCATCGTGGACAACGTGGGAAACGCAAAGAGAATGATGCCGATGATGGCAAGGATGATGCCCGAACCCAGGCCCATACCGCGAAACGAATTCATGGCGAACCTCCTTGGTCGATTACCTCAGGACGGTTCCATTATTCCCTTTCGAACATATTATTGCAAATCACGACAAACGCCGCTCACGATGCGATCGCGACCCACGAGGTCCTTCGTCACCTTGACGTCAACGCAGCCCGCCTCGCGCAGGCGACGTGCAGCCTCGTCAAGACAGGTCTCGTGAAGCTCGCAGGCAAACAGGCCGCCGTCTTTCACGAGGGGCAGTGCCTCGGTGATGAGTCGGTCGAAGAACGCGAGACCATCGGGGCCACCGTCAAGTGCAAGACGCGGTTCGAAGCCCGCGACCTCATGCGGAAGCTCGGCGAGCTCGGCTGTGGGAATATAGGGCGGATTGCTCACGAGGCAATCGAAGCTTCCCGCAATCTCGGCGACACAATCGCATTCCACGACCTCCACGAGCTCTTCAAAGCCCAACATCTCGACGTTTGCCTGGGCACACGCCACGGCCTCGGGCGAGATATCCGTCGCCAGCACCTGCGCGCCAGCCTCCTTGGCAAGCGAGCACGCGATGCAGCCCGTGCCGCAGCCCACCTCGAGCACGCGCGGGGCGTCAGTGTCTGCGAGCCCGTCGAGCACAACATCGACGAGGACTTCGGTCTCGGGACGCGGGATGAGCACGCCCCGACTCGTCTTGACGACGATGTGCCGGAAGGCCGCCTCTCCGGAGATGTATTGGAGCGGCTCGCCGGCACCGCGCCGTTTGAGGGTCTCGCGCAGCACGTCGCGCTCTTCCATCGTGAGCGGACGGTCGAAGTGCATGTAGAGCTCGATGCGCGTGAGTCCCGTGGCGGCGGCGAGCAGCCACTCGGCCGAGAGCTTGGGATTCTCGTCATCGTGATGCACGAGGTACTCGCGGCACCACGCGAGCGTGTCGCCGATGGTCCAGACTTGTTGGCCCATGGGACTATTCGGCTGCCGAGGCGGTCGCCTGCTCAAGGCGCTCGGCGCGGTCGGCCGCAGCAAGGTTCTCGATGAGCGCGGGAAGGCCGTCGCCCTCGAGTATGCCAGCATAGCTGCCGTTATACCCGATGCGATGGTCGGTCACGCGATCCTGCGGGCCGTTGTAGGTGCGGATCTTCTCGGCGCGGTCGCCATGCCCGATCTGCCCGCGCCGCTCGGCACCGAGAGCCTCCTGCTGCTCCTGGAGCATCTTGTCGTAGAGGCGGGCACGCAAAACCTGCAGGGCGGCCTCGCGGTTCTGGATCTGGGACTTCTGGTCCTGCGACTGCACGACGAGTCCCGTGGGAAGGTGCGTGATGCGCACGGCAGAGTCGGTCGTATTGA contains the following coding sequences:
- the prmC gene encoding peptide chain release factor N(5)-glutamine methyltransferase — protein: MGQQVWTIGDTLAWCREYLVHHDDENPKLSAEWLLAAATGLTRIELYMHFDRPLTMEERDVLRETLKRRGAGEPLQYISGEAAFRHIVVKTSRGVLIPRPETEVLVDVVLDGLADTDAPRVLEVGCGTGCIACSLAKEAGAQVLATDISPEAVACAQANVEMLGFEELVEVVECDCVAEIAGSFDCLVSNPPYIPTAELAELPHEVAGFEPRLALDGGPDGLAFFDRLITEALPLVKDGGLFACELHETCLDEAARRLREAGCVDVKVTKDLVGRDRIVSGVCRDLQ